A single region of the Candidatus Reconcilbacillus cellulovorans genome encodes:
- a CDS encoding sodium-dependent bicarbonate transport family permease gives MNDIVLHNLLSPAILFFILGLAASFAKSDLKFPSALSESLSIYLMIAIGLKGGMELSQYSIRHVIFPLMGTLLLGIIIPFITFTVCSWLKLDRKNAIALAATYGSVSIVTFGAAVSFLQQSGTPYEGFMNAMVVLLESPAILVSILMLRWMDINEKKSRGVHSLMAIKETFFGKSILLLTGSLCIGLLTGKTALQTVKPLFVDLYSSILIVFLLGMGLAAGERIGEIRDHGIKLAVLAVAMPLFYGTIGGFIGTWSGLSVGGTFLMSVLAASSSYIAAPAALKHTVPEANPSIYLGMSLGITFPFNIIIGIPLYFNLAQWLHS, from the coding sequence ATGAACGACATCGTTCTTCACAACCTTTTGTCTCCGGCCATTCTCTTCTTTATCCTCGGACTCGCTGCTTCGTTCGCAAAGTCCGACTTAAAGTTTCCTTCGGCTTTAAGCGAATCCTTGAGCATTTATCTGATGATCGCGATCGGATTGAAAGGTGGAATGGAGCTTTCTCAATATTCGATCCGTCATGTGATATTCCCTCTGATGGGAACTTTGCTGCTCGGGATAATAATCCCCTTTATTACCTTTACAGTATGTTCATGGTTGAAACTTGACCGAAAAAATGCAATCGCTCTTGCGGCGACATACGGATCCGTCAGCATTGTGACGTTCGGAGCAGCCGTTTCATTTCTTCAGCAATCCGGAACCCCCTATGAAGGTTTTATGAACGCCATGGTCGTTCTTCTGGAAAGCCCTGCGATTCTGGTCTCGATTTTGATGCTACGTTGGATGGATATTAACGAAAAAAAATCAAGAGGAGTCCATAGCCTTATGGCAATAAAAGAAACCTTTTTTGGAAAAAGCATCTTGCTCCTTACAGGGTCCTTGTGCATCGGTCTTCTGACCGGAAAAACCGCGCTGCAGACGGTCAAACCTTTGTTCGTCGATCTGTATTCGAGCATTCTCATCGTTTTTCTGCTGGGAATGGGATTGGCGGCAGGGGAACGCATCGGCGAAATTCGGGATCACGGTATCAAACTCGCCGTTTTGGCGGTAGCGATGCCGCTATTTTACGGAACGATCGGGGGATTCATCGGTACTTGGAGCGGGCTGTCCGTCGGCGGGACGTTTTTGATGAGCGTGCTTGCGGCAAGTTCTTCCTACATCGCCGCGCCGGCCGCGCTGAAACACACGGTTCCGGAGGCGAATCCTTCGATTTACTTAGGCATGTCGTTGGGCATCACGTTTCCGTTCAACATCATCATCGGAATTCCGCTTTATTTCAACCTGGCCCAATGGCTTCACTCCTAA